The genomic DNA TAGGTCGCCTTGTCGGCGCCGACCACCACGGAGATGTTGGCGTCGGGGCACGGCCCGCCGGCGACGACCGCGCCGGGCGTCGGGACACCGCCGCCCGAGGAGCTCGCGGACGCCGAGGCCGGGCCCGACCCCGCGGCGCCGGACTGGGGCGCGCCGGAGCCGCCGGCCCCGCCCGCGCCGCCGTTGTTGTTCGCGGCCGACGGGTCGGCACCGTCGGGCGCCTGCGACGGCGGCAGGCCGCTCGTGGTGACCGGGGTGGTCGACGAGGCGGTCGCGGCGTTCTGCGACGAGTCCTTACCGCCGCCGACGAAGACGATCAGGAGCACCACCACGAGCACCGCGAGCAGCGCCAAGACGGCGGCCAGCACGCGGCGGCGCCAGTAGATCTCGGGCGGCAGGGGTCCATGGGGTTCCAGCACGCCTCAACGGTAGCGTTTCCCCGGCCTCACGCCGCTGACCTGCGGCGGCGTGTCACGAATCGGTGCGGATCAGGCCGGACGGACGGCCTGGAACGGCGAGGTGGCCGCCTCGCCGATGTCGCCGACGGAGCCGCGCAGGTGCACCTTGCCCTCGGCGAGCTCGTAGGTGAGGCCGACGATCGCGACACGGCCCTCCTCGACGCCCTTGGCGATGATCCGCGAGCGCTCCATCAGCAGCCAGCCCGTCTCCATGACGTGCTGCGCGGTGATGTCGTTGACGTCGGAGAGCCCCTCGCGGCGGCCGGCGAGCACCGACGGGGTGAGTCGCTCGACGATGTCGCGGATGTAGCCGGGCGGCA from Tsukamurella paurometabola includes the following:
- a CDS encoding BsuPI-related putative proteinase inhibitor, with protein sequence MLEPHGPLPPEIYWRRRVLAAVLALLAVLVVVLLIVFVGGGKDSSQNAATASSTTPVTTSGLPPSQAPDGADPSAANNNGGAGGAGGSGAPQSGAAGSGPASASASSSGGGVPTPGAVVAGGPCPDANISVVVGADKATYTLGEQPTFEATVTNAGPVPCSRDIGTGQQQLIVLTLDGSKQLWTNFDCTFQPGIKNEVLQPGQQLRYKLQWAGTTSAPGCQAQRVPVAPGAYQVVAQLGAKRSAPVTFNIVRAAPEAGADAGTGTGN